Proteins co-encoded in one Streptomyces roseochromogenus subsp. oscitans DS 12.976 genomic window:
- the fxsT gene encoding FxSxx-COOH system tetratricopeptide repeat protein has product MAAELGHVTVVFAGQSESWAKWIDHQIRAAGRGTTLIRWNPLRRPPSAEAFADLLSAPGRVLLVIDDWYERFGAERFDAWAEALRQVLPAYQDRIAAVSITARPMPEAVIALAPVELRGLRPEIARSRVLECAGIPAPGTLIDLRRGPRFPDDPPDVWQVPRRNRRFIGRTELLEKVYGAFSAAGPDGAAVALLGPGGFGKTQLALEYVHRFAGEYDIVWWVSASQRVTARQQFADLAPALELRDAGDLAATITAVRRALDGTQRPWLLVLDGAGDPERLADLLPEGRGHVLITTHRSEWGAHAENIAVPVFERAESVAFVSRRTERLSDTQAARLAEAVEDMPLLLDQTAAWLDISPTVPVDDYIRDIRDGRPDRFGVMPSGQYPESFEVAWAKLVNTLREGSESAWQLLNLLVCFSHDVVPVRLLQTARHGDLPAELAELITEPSSWNTALRRLSEITSMRIEYEPGPRMDTQTVGTLRMHRLFHRFVRSIQSPADAERYAAAARKVLVSADPRDSSSAGNWARYAALIPHLEPSGALESADDDARELVLNCIEYLRMRGEYHDGWWLSRTAVRHWEASSGDTDRSVLVAAHQLANMLRRLGRYEDAKTVGQKTLGRLERADDVRPIEIIRAKDGLGGTLMALGRYGEARALFEEAATAAAAELGGEQVPRTLTVRSNLAVALGLQGRYAESLALHRKVFEARLDILGGRDALTLNSALHTAWMLRLLGSYREALAIQGHNCRVHSQVLDRTHSQTLLAEHNLALCARRVGDLQFAHAMLRGVREKLIRRRGPLHPETLMVSCDYAMMLRDLERTEEARDLAEATATHYAAQLGERHPYAIGARDNVATIMRDLGEHRVALDLSRQAARQMRRAVGKDHPWAIGCAKNEVAALAAVGETDEAAELGREAADRSARVLGDAHVLTISLRAGLALDLAELGRRDESEALHQDAVARLTSLLGADHPHTRHILERHRPYWDFEPQPI; this is encoded by the coding sequence ATGGCGGCGGAACTCGGACACGTCACGGTGGTGTTCGCCGGACAGAGCGAGTCCTGGGCCAAGTGGATCGACCACCAGATCCGGGCCGCGGGACGGGGCACCACGCTGATCAGGTGGAATCCGCTGCGGCGGCCGCCGTCCGCCGAGGCGTTCGCCGACCTGCTGAGCGCGCCGGGGCGCGTGCTGCTGGTGATCGACGACTGGTACGAGCGGTTCGGCGCCGAGCGGTTCGACGCCTGGGCCGAGGCCCTGCGGCAGGTGCTGCCGGCGTACCAGGACCGGATCGCCGCCGTGAGTATCACCGCCCGGCCCATGCCGGAGGCCGTCATCGCCCTGGCCCCCGTCGAACTGCGCGGCCTCAGGCCGGAGATCGCGCGCAGCCGCGTGCTGGAGTGCGCGGGCATCCCGGCCCCGGGCACCCTGATCGACCTGCGCCGCGGCCCCCGGTTCCCCGACGACCCGCCGGACGTGTGGCAGGTCCCGCGCCGCAACCGCCGTTTCATCGGCCGCACCGAACTGCTGGAGAAGGTCTACGGCGCCTTCTCCGCCGCCGGGCCCGACGGCGCCGCCGTGGCGCTGCTCGGCCCGGGCGGCTTCGGGAAGACACAGCTGGCGCTGGAGTACGTCCACCGGTTCGCCGGCGAGTACGACATCGTGTGGTGGGTCAGCGCATCCCAACGCGTCACCGCCCGCCAGCAGTTCGCCGATCTCGCGCCCGCGCTGGAGCTGCGGGACGCCGGTGATCTCGCGGCCACCATCACGGCCGTACGGCGGGCACTGGACGGCACTCAGCGACCCTGGCTGCTCGTCCTGGACGGCGCCGGGGACCCGGAGCGGCTGGCCGACCTGCTGCCCGAGGGGCGCGGGCACGTCCTGATCACCACGCACCGCAGCGAGTGGGGCGCCCACGCCGAGAACATCGCCGTGCCCGTCTTCGAGCGCGCCGAGAGCGTCGCCTTCGTCTCACGGCGCACGGAGCGGCTCAGCGACACCCAGGCCGCGCGCCTCGCCGAGGCCGTGGAGGACATGCCGCTGCTGCTCGACCAGACCGCCGCCTGGCTGGACATCAGCCCGACCGTGCCGGTCGACGACTACATCCGGGACATTCGCGACGGCCGCCCGGACCGCTTCGGTGTGATGCCCTCCGGCCAGTACCCGGAGAGCTTCGAGGTCGCCTGGGCCAAGCTCGTCAACACCCTGCGCGAGGGCTCCGAGTCCGCCTGGCAGCTCCTCAACCTGCTCGTGTGCTTCTCGCACGACGTGGTGCCGGTACGGCTGCTGCAGACGGCCCGGCATGGCGATCTGCCCGCCGAACTGGCCGAGTTGATCACCGAGCCCAGCAGCTGGAACACCGCGCTGCGCCGGCTGTCGGAGATCACTTCCATGCGCATCGAGTACGAACCCGGCCCGCGGATGGACACCCAGACCGTCGGCACCCTGCGCATGCACCGCCTCTTCCACCGCTTCGTCCGCTCCATCCAGTCACCTGCCGACGCCGAGCGCTATGCGGCGGCCGCCCGCAAGGTCCTCGTATCCGCCGACCCGCGCGACTCCTCCTCGGCCGGCAACTGGGCCCGGTACGCCGCCCTCATCCCGCACCTGGAACCGTCCGGCGCCCTGGAGTCGGCCGACGACGACGCCCGGGAACTCGTCCTGAACTGCATTGAATACCTGCGGATGCGCGGCGAGTACCACGACGGCTGGTGGCTCAGCCGTACCGCCGTCAGGCACTGGGAGGCCAGCTCCGGCGACACCGACCGCTCGGTGCTCGTCGCCGCCCACCAGCTCGCCAACATGCTGCGCCGCCTCGGCCGGTACGAGGACGCGAAGACCGTCGGCCAGAAGACGCTCGGGCGCCTGGAACGCGCTGACGACGTACGGCCCATCGAGATCATCCGCGCCAAGGACGGCCTCGGCGGCACCCTCATGGCGCTCGGCCGGTACGGCGAGGCCCGCGCCCTGTTCGAGGAGGCCGCCACGGCCGCCGCCGCGGAACTCGGCGGGGAGCAGGTGCCGCGCACCCTCACCGTCCGCAGCAACCTCGCCGTCGCCCTCGGCCTCCAGGGCCGCTACGCCGAGTCGCTCGCCCTGCACCGCAAGGTCTTCGAGGCCCGGCTGGACATTCTCGGCGGCCGTGACGCCCTCACCCTCAACTCCGCGCTGCACACCGCCTGGATGCTGCGGCTGCTCGGCAGCTACCGGGAGGCGCTGGCCATCCAGGGCCACAACTGCCGGGTGCACAGCCAGGTACTGGACCGCACCCACAGCCAGACCCTGCTCGCCGAGCACAACCTCGCCCTGTGCGCCCGCCGCGTCGGCGACCTGCAGTTCGCGCACGCCATGCTGCGCGGGGTCCGGGAGAAGCTGATCCGCCGGCGCGGGCCGCTGCACCCGGAGACGCTGATGGTGTCCTGCGACTACGCGATGATGCTGCGCGACCTGGAGCGCACCGAGGAGGCCCGCGACCTGGCCGAGGCCACCGCCACCCACTACGCGGCCCAGCTCGGCGAACGCCACCCGTACGCGATCGGCGCGCGGGACAACGTGGCGACCATCATGCGGGACCTGGGCGAGCACCGGGTGGCGCTGGACCTGTCCCGGCAGGCCGCTCGTCAGATGCGGCGGGCCGTCGGCAAGGACCACCCGTGGGCCATCGGCTGCGCCAAGAACGAGGTCGCCGCGCTGGCCGCCGTAGGAGAGACCGACGAGGCGGCCGAACTGGGCCGGGAGGCCGCCGACCGCTCCGCACGCGTCCTGGGCGACGCACACGTGCTCACCATCAGCCTGCGCGCCGGCCTCGCACTGGACCTGGCCGAGCTGGGCAGGCGGGACGAGTCCGAGGCACTCCACCAGGACGCGGTGGCCCGCCTCACCTCACTCCTCGGCGCCGACCACCCCCACACCCGCCACATCCTCGAACGCCACCGCCCGTACTGGGACTTCGAGCCGCAGCCGATCTGA